The proteins below come from a single Tribolium castaneum strain GA2 chromosome 9, icTriCast1.1, whole genome shotgun sequence genomic window:
- the LOC103312881 gene encoding uncharacterized protein LOC103312881 isoform X1: protein MAATENLKKASSRNNLVKSSSASPSISQSVRSQKPRTSKSSQSVITKNGSFSSAKDASLHSQQGSKTEKDKAKGDRCERGPDLYSRVLGHTADETILTGLQTVIDLCNKLRVCGDRDESGDEEPEREQDVPERDTPSVISAGFQIEPTMTAVASQTLPSNVVSNLMQTSQVDIAGPKPTMNTLFIQTSDTTLKSDAIQTTDPGVKYELVQTSSALLPIVKCPAVNSCMTQVDPITVCEQDSPGDHCIAPPEPPQKSKTCKCCKCSASTVIKKPSKPKPENGKRPCLCTNKNLSKCRCGKKDAEVVEDKEPEEVRYAVTKISKFKEYTTFEVMKSTRHKPRQIPKGVEGVFVLKKKNDSSKNDLKRRSKSKSEVNGLNGLRSEESSRRQSIISETESN from the exons ATGGCGGCCaccgaaaatttgaaaaaagcgTCTTCAAGAAACAATCTAGTCAAAAGTTCTTCCGCTTCGCCTTCCATTTCCCAATCGGTTCGTAGTCAGAAACCCAGAACTTCAAAAAGTAGTCAAAgtgttattacaaaaaatggaTCGTTTAGTTCAGCCAAAGACGCATCTTTGCACTCGCAACAAGGATCAAAAACCGAAAAAGATAAAGCTAAAG GAGACCGCTGTGAGCGCGGGCCTGATTTATACAGTCGTGTTTTGGGGCACACCGCCGATGAGACTATCCTAACAGGACTCCAGACGGTTATTGACTTGTGCAACAAATTAAGAGTTTGTGGAGACAGAGACGAATCAGGCGACGAGGAACCTGAACGGGAACAG GATGTTCCTGAAAGAGATACTCCAAGC GTCATTTCGGCAGGATTTCAAATCGAACCAACC atGACCGCAGTCGCATCCCAGACACTTCCGTCAAAT GTGGTGtcaaatttaatgcaaacttCACAA GTCGACATTGCTGGACCTAAACCCACA ATGAACACTCTGTTTATTCAAACATCGGACACTACA CTAAAATCGGACGCAATTCAGACGACAGATCCCGGC gtaAAGTACGAGTTGGTGCAAACGAGCAGTGCGTTACTTCCGATT gTGAAATGTCCAGCAGTAAATTCGTGTATGACTCAGGTTGATCCTATCACAGTTTGCGAACAAGACAGTCCAGGTGATCATTGCATTGCACCACCTGAACCACCCCAAAAAAGCAAAACGTGCAAATGTTGCAAATGTTCGGCATCCACTGTAATAAAAAAGCCATCTAAACCAAAACCTGAAAACGGGAAACGGCCGTGTCTTtgtaccaataaaaatctgtccAAATGTCGGTGTGGAAAAAAAGACG CAGAAGTGGTTGAAGATAAGGAACCCGAAGAAGTGAGATACGCCGTAACCAAAATCTCGAAGTTTAAAGAATACACGACTTTCGAAGTGATGAAGTCTACAAGACACAAACCACGGCAGATACCGAAAGGTGTTGAAGGTGTtttcgttttgaaaaaaaagaatgaTTCTTCCAAGAATGATCTGAAAAGGCGCAGCAAGTCTAAAAGCGAAGTGAACGGATTAAATGGTTTGAGGAGTGAAGAGTCGTCACGACGGCAAAGTATTATCAGTGAAACCGAGTcaaactaa
- the LOC103312881 gene encoding uncharacterized protein LOC103312881 isoform X2, translating into MAATENLKKASSRNNLVKSSSASPSISQSVRSQKPRTSKSSQSVITKNGSFSSAKDASLHSQQGSKTEKDKAKGDRCERGPDLYSRVLGHTADETILTGLQTVIDLCNKLRVCGDRDESGDEEPEREQDVPERDTPSVISAGFQIEPTMTAVASQTLPSNVVSNLMQTSQVDIAGPKPTMNTLFIQTSDTTLKSDAIQTTDPGVKYELVQTSSALLPIVKCPAVNSCMTQVDPITVCEQDSPGDHCIAPPEPPQKSKTCKCCKCSASTVIKKPSKPKPENGKRPCLCTNKNLSKCRCGKKDEVVEDKEPEEVRYAVTKISKFKEYTTFEVMKSTRHKPRQIPKGVEGVFVLKKKNDSSKNDLKRRSKSKSEVNGLNGLRSEESSRRQSIISETESN; encoded by the exons ATGGCGGCCaccgaaaatttgaaaaaagcgTCTTCAAGAAACAATCTAGTCAAAAGTTCTTCCGCTTCGCCTTCCATTTCCCAATCGGTTCGTAGTCAGAAACCCAGAACTTCAAAAAGTAGTCAAAgtgttattacaaaaaatggaTCGTTTAGTTCAGCCAAAGACGCATCTTTGCACTCGCAACAAGGATCAAAAACCGAAAAAGATAAAGCTAAAG GAGACCGCTGTGAGCGCGGGCCTGATTTATACAGTCGTGTTTTGGGGCACACCGCCGATGAGACTATCCTAACAGGACTCCAGACGGTTATTGACTTGTGCAACAAATTAAGAGTTTGTGGAGACAGAGACGAATCAGGCGACGAGGAACCTGAACGGGAACAG GATGTTCCTGAAAGAGATACTCCAAGC GTCATTTCGGCAGGATTTCAAATCGAACCAACC atGACCGCAGTCGCATCCCAGACACTTCCGTCAAAT GTGGTGtcaaatttaatgcaaacttCACAA GTCGACATTGCTGGACCTAAACCCACA ATGAACACTCTGTTTATTCAAACATCGGACACTACA CTAAAATCGGACGCAATTCAGACGACAGATCCCGGC gtaAAGTACGAGTTGGTGCAAACGAGCAGTGCGTTACTTCCGATT gTGAAATGTCCAGCAGTAAATTCGTGTATGACTCAGGTTGATCCTATCACAGTTTGCGAACAAGACAGTCCAGGTGATCATTGCATTGCACCACCTGAACCACCCCAAAAAAGCAAAACGTGCAAATGTTGCAAATGTTCGGCATCCACTGTAATAAAAAAGCCATCTAAACCAAAACCTGAAAACGGGAAACGGCCGTGTCTTtgtaccaataaaaatctgtccAAATGTCGGTGTGGAAAAAAAGACG AAGTGGTTGAAGATAAGGAACCCGAAGAAGTGAGATACGCCGTAACCAAAATCTCGAAGTTTAAAGAATACACGACTTTCGAAGTGATGAAGTCTACAAGACACAAACCACGGCAGATACCGAAAGGTGTTGAAGGTGTtttcgttttgaaaaaaaagaatgaTTCTTCCAAGAATGATCTGAAAAGGCGCAGCAAGTCTAAAAGCGAAGTGAACGGATTAAATGGTTTGAGGAGTGAAGAGTCGTCACGACGGCAAAGTATTATCAGTGAAACCGAGTcaaactaa